ATAGAATAGAATATAGAGTATCATTAAAATATTTTTACTCTAAACTCTATTTTAGAAGAAAAAATAGAATAGGATTAGAGATATACTTATTGGCTTGTAACAAAATATATTCATTTTAATAAATTCCTTTATGGACTTTTTTTGGTCAACTTGTTTATAAACTATTTAACATTTATAAAAAAAATTAAGAGTTAACTTACTGCCTGGGATGAGTTATAAAAGCACATTCTTCGGTGATGGGCTAATTGGCAATGGCTACGGATGCTTTGGTTATCCTTTTTTTTCTAAAATATTTTTATCAAGCAATCATGCTTTAGTTTTAAAAAATAAAACTACACCAAAAAGTTAGAAAAAGAAATATGATAGCTCTTTTTTTTTTCAAAACAGTCTCATATTGATTCTGTAAATCAAACCGGGTGTTCCACATCCAAGTAAATGATAAAAAACAGTTGTTGCCTGACACTACGTGCTTTTATTAAGTGCTTTGAAAATAAATTTAGAACCAAAAAAATTAAAGTCAAAACAAAACAATCACAACCTATTTTCTAAAGCAAAAAATCTAAAATTACATCAGCAACCAATCAACCCCTAAATATTTTTTGCTAACATGTAAATAATTCGTTGGTGAGTTACTCTTTTGAGTATACATATTACTATCTTATATTTAGTTTAGTTATGTTATAAAAAAATTATAAAAGAGAAATTAAATTATTTGTAAGAACATGTGTTTTAAAAATATTCTATTGTATTTTTTTAATAAAAAAATCATTTCTTTCTATTTTTATTATTTTATTTATTTAGTTATGAAATACTCATTGAAATAATTGTTGAGATACCACTAATGAAAATACTGTACGTGGGAAAATAACATATACAAAATACAAGTTGCACAGCATATGAAACTACAACAGATACGCAACTAAAACATTTAACACATACGTAATCTGTAATATTTTGCATATTTTGGACGTTCGACATACTTTAGATGCAAAATCTTTCCAAACAGTTTTACCTTATTGCCTTAACACTAAAGCTAAAATTCTTTTGACATCTTTATATATATAAAAGAGTTTACTCTCTCACTAGAAAGACACCTAGGATGCCATATAGGAAAATCATCTCTTAACAGTTCGACACGTGTTCCTCTCTTCAAAAACTCACTGTTTCATTAACTTGGGAAACCAATTGACGTGGGCTTATCCATGTGTTAAAAACAAAAGCCCATCCCAATTGTCCAATTAATACATCATTTTCGAGAAGGCAACCATTGGCGTTCACCGTCTCCTTCGATCTCTGCATATCTGAACCGCCATTGGAGTTCCTGTATGGTGCTCTGAGACGACCCTTCGTGAAGAATATCTGGAATCAAGCTCGGTTCGTGTCGTTTTGATTGAGATTTTTCCCCTATGAACTGTTACAGATGCATTGATTCATCGCAATTAATAACGTTCTTAACTCATTCAACCCACCCCAAGCACGATTCCTCATTCAATGCACTCTACAAACGATGAATCTCCAGCTATAAAAAGATGAACCTTCATCCCGTTCATCCCGTAGACAGATCACTTTGTAACGAACAATGAGTGGAAAAAGTCTTCGTTTTTCATGTTTTACAGTTTGATTTCATCTCACTCCTTCTCCAAGAAGGCTCTGACGAGATCTCCAGTGACTAATGGGAACTCCACGCTGAAGAAATTCTTCAAACGGCCGTTTCATCATCCGTCTCTGGCTAAACGCATCATCGCGAGACGGCACGGCTCCGTGAAACCGAAGGAGGCAACGTGGGTTTTGGATAAGAGCTTTGATTCTCCAAGAGTTTCTCTAGGAAGTACGAGCTCGGTTATGAAGTTTGTCGTGGCCAGTGCTCTTAACTTTAAGAAAGGTGATAACAAGTCGCTATTAATGTTATTCACGAAGCAAAGTTTAGTGCTTTTTGATTTTTGATTAAAAAGTGTTTTTTGATTTGATGTCTTTTGGTTCTGTATCATCCGTTAGATTGTTTGTAATTGTTGTGTTGATTAGGACGGCTATTGCCATTGAAACGTGAGGAGAGAAGTGAAGATATTGAAAACTTTGTCTGGTCATGATAATCTCCTCATTTCTATGATGCATATGAGGATCATGATGATGTCTACATTGTGATGGAGCAAGCTCTCTTTTAGCTCATACTTCTTTGGAGAGTCTTAAAGAAGTGGTTTGTTGCTTTAGGCTAGGCTATGTGAAGAAGGTTTTGGAGATGTCTACCAACAGAGCAATAACAACAGTTGTAAGAAAAGATTTAGAGCCAAATTCTGTAATGAGAAACTTAAGAGCCAATCTTCATGCTAATAATATCTTTTATGTTTTCAGGTTCTGAGCCAACATTACAGATGAAGCTTCAGCCATGTTAAGAAGGTGTTCTATTCTGTTTTAATAACATGCCAATGTTTTTATCTCTATCTATATATCTCTTTTTATTTGGATGCATTGTCGACTCTTTATTTACTTTTTTTCCAGGTGATCCAGTGGGCAAAATAGGCAGAATAACCACACGCTCTTTGTTTAAGAGTTGTGTTGACCACATTGTGATGTCTCCACTTTTTTTAAAAAAAAAACCGATTAGTCTCCACTTTGATTGATAATTTTCCATGCTTAAATGATAGAAAAGAATGTGTCACTGATATACAAAAGATAGTTATGCAGATTTTCTAGAGTGCAGTTTGAAACTGATTGAACATCCAACGTAAATGGTTTAACTTCAAAAGGATCAATCTTGAGAGAAGAGATTTTCTAGACTATTAAAAGAGTAAAAAAGATTTGATTGAATTACATTGATTGAATCAAAATCAGTAAACAAAAAAAAATGTCATATCAGATCAATTAAAGTACAAACCCATGACCTGGGTTTCAAAATAGTGATTGCGCTCAATGGTGATGAGTTTTGTGCGTTGCGCGGATGTCTTAGAAAAGATGTTAGGTTTGTATACAATGTGGAAGAGAGATTAACATAATAAACATGAAAAGAACACGAAGCTTTAGAGAGAGATTAACATAATAAACATGCCCACAACATAGTGAGAGTTAATTACTTTACTAAGAAACGACCAATGCCTTTTTGGTACAAGACCAAAAAATTTTTGGGTTATTCAGTGACTAAAGCTACGATATGCAGTATTTCTTTGTTAAAAGTTAAAACATAGAACATAAAATAAAAATACAAACAATTTGAATCATCTGTAGTTAGACTAAAACTATAGCGAAATAATAATTTTCTATTAAACTTTTAATAAATAAATAATTTTATGGTTTTTAAAATAAATATTCAAATAAATTGATAAATTGTTTTAATAAAAAACATGAAAACTAATTTAGTTTCAGTTGAAAATAAGTTAAACATTTTAAATATATTTATATTATTTGTTCATTTGTTTATCCGCGGGCCTACTCTAGTATAATATAAAGTGTAAAGGGAATTAATATGGAAAAATAACTGAATGTGACTATTACAAAATCGACACATTACTATTTTTGTTTGACTTCGGTTAATATTTCTTTAAGAACCAAATTAACAAAATTGCTCCCCCTGAATCATTCTAATAAAATGATGTAAGATTCATATACATGCAGAAACGAAAGATATCTCAACGACGAATATAGAGGAAATATTAATTTGGTTTACAAAAGACCCTTCCAAGTCTTAACGACAACACAAAATCAAAATCAGAACTCGGGTATGTCCGAAAGTTCTTCAATCCTACGACTACTATTGAAAACCTCAAACCAAAACTCCAGATCATCATTATACAATTTCGAGTTATTATAACTATATATTTTACTATTGCTATTTAGCATTCCCTCCCAATCCTCTACCATTTTCTCTTTACTATTCTTATTATCTACCGATACAACGTCAGACCAAAAACTATCATCAACCAATGCAGAAATATCCTCGTACGACATCATTTCGTCCGCCTTGTTATTATTTAAAATCTCTAATGTTGTAAATTGTTGGGTAGGAGTTGTGTCGACAATCACAGATTCTTTGTCTTCATGTGCGGTCTCGTTAGTTCCGTTAAGCTCATTGGTGACTCCGCCATTGTTGCGGTCTTTGTTGAGTCTTTTCTTCAAATGAGTGTGCCAAACATTTTTAATTTCATTGTCGGTCCGTCCTGGCAATTTTGCAGCAATCGCAGACCATCTAAATAATAACAAACAAACGAAACTAAACACTATTAGGAAAATTGTCTTACATATAATATAGTATGGATTTCATCAATTATCACTTTAGTACTTTAATATTGCTTTTTAAAGCGGAAACATGGAGATAGAAGAAGACAACAAACCAAAAGCTAATATGTTTTGCATCGATCGAGGTGCATATTTTGTCTAATAGTTATAATATTGAAGGTTGTTTGGGGTTTATTCAGTCACAAACTATGAAAACAAAGTAACTAAATCTTTTGATACTGAGCAAAAAATCACGGGTATGAATCTCTTCCTTAGCCCCCACACTGTTAAAACTAAAATATTTTACAAATATTGGAAATAACAAAAATCGTTTATAAGCTTAGACTATGTTACAATCTTAATAAAATTCTAGATGATGAAAAGCTTAGACTAAAGTCTACTTATAGAGTAATTTAACCAAAGAAAATTTGCAAAGTGGGAAAAGTAAAAGGAAAATAAAATCGTCGACCCATAAGCATTTTTGATTTTGTAACCCTCTTTCAAGGAATCGTTAACAGGTTGATGATTACTCTTCTGTAAGCAAACAAAGACAAACCTGTTGCCCAAGACTTCATGTAGATTGATGATAGTTTGTTCGTCTTGAGGAGTGAAATTGCCACGTTTGATGTCTGGTCTCAGATAATTGATCCAACGAAGTCTGCAACTTTTCCCACATCTAAGTAAACCTAAATAAAGTGTCCAAAAACACCAGAAGAGTATTGCTTACAGATCAAGAACACTATTGATAGAAAATAAATATACAAAATAAATGAAAATCACCTGCGTGTTTGGGAAGCGCTCGCCAGTTAGAATGGCCATAGAGATTAATATAGTTAATCAAGATTTGATCTTCTTCGGGAGTCCACGGTCCTCTCTTTACCCCCATTTTCTCACAACATGGTGCTCTTCCCATTTTTTCCGTTGCAGTCTCAAGAAAATAAAACTAAAATTTACAAGTTTTCCTCTTCAATCGAATAAAATGATTAGAAGGCAGTTTGTTGGATGGGTATGGTGTTCTATGAGAGCTAAAGAAGCCAAATGTTAATTTGAAGGGAACATGCGATGGAGACGTCTAGAGTGATTATTATATATAGAAAAATTATTATTATATTGTGACAAACGACATATTATTTTGATAATACAATGCAACCGTGGGACAATTCCAAGTTGAAAGTTACTCATACTTTTGATTCACAATCACACAGCCCAAAGTTTCCAACTATTTATTTTTCTGTTTGTTTGCATTTAATTACATTTCGCAGCAGCATGCAAAATGTTTCTAACGTTGTAAAAAATGTTTTTAATTAGCATTTAAGACAAAAATGAATAACTAATATGATTTTCTTATTATTAACTAAAAGAAAGCATATTGTGACGTTCTACTGTATATTCCCTATGTAATCGATGTTATATTGTTCTGCTGCCAATGCAGCCCTCAAAATTTGCTTTTTATGTTCATACAAAAGAAGAAATAATATTTAAGCAAAGGCACATAAGAAATAGCACTAGAAAAGGGTGGACAAAATTTCCGAAACTCTATTCGAGGTTCGTCCCGATGTTTTTTCAGTATCCGGAAGTTCAGCTTCATATTAATACATATACATCAAATACATGTTAAAAGTTCTGAACTAGAGTACTGGTAACCTACCAGTACTTATTTTTATTTTCTTATGATACGTTTTTTAAAATCCTTACAGTTTATATATATACAAAAAGTACATAGACCTACTGTTTATTGCTTAGTTAATTATATTCATGTATGGTTTAGTTAGTGAGTTATGAAACCTGTATTATTCACTCAGGCCTGTATTCACTGCTAGCTCGGACATATCATTTATATATAAATTTGAACGCATATTCTGTTCACACACGGAAAAGCTACTTTGATGAGTCAATTGAGAAAAAATAACATGACGTAAAAAGGCTTTATGAATAATACTTGTGTATGTGCACAAAAAAAAGAATAATACTAATGTAAGAGGAAGCATATATCCAAATTAGATATACATAAAATGTCAAAGAAAGAGGCTAGTGCTCAATCCAAATCAGATCATGGCCCAAAATTAATTAAACTTTTTGATTTTAATCAATCTTGTTTGATGACCTATAAATCAATAAGAAACATTAAAAATTTAAAAGTTTCATATTCTTCTTCTTTTACACCAGGAGGTGGTCCGCACCTCACGGTTCGACTAAACCCCCTAAGATCGGGAGCAAAGACCGGTTATTTAATATCTTCCCAGGTTATCAAACGTATTCGAAATGGGATCTCTAACACAAGTGCCTCGGATCCTTTCCAGTTGATCCAGTTCGTCATGGGTAAGTGTCATATTCTTTGTATTATAATTGTAAATAACAGTTGATGATGAATAAAATTTCATACGTAGGGCTACAAAACAATATAGAGGTACACGTTAAGGGGTCCCTCTTTACTTATATGACTAAGATCTGTACCATGCGCGGGATCAACATTGTATATATAAATATATTTTACATATTAAATGTTTTTTTTATATATTATAAAATAATATACATATTGGATAATGAAAAAATCAGTAACTATTACGTATATAATTAAATTGGTGTGAATACATAAATAATTTTTATTAATCCAAACAATCAGTTTTTCTATTTTCTATTTTATATAATTAAATTTACATAATATATACATAGATAAATAGTAGGAAAATTGCCAAATATGACTCACAACTTGATTTCAAATGCAAAATTAAACTCAAACTTGAGTCAAATACAAAAGTAACCTAAAAGGCTATTGAAATTACAACCAGCCCTTTGTGAACAAACAAAAAAACCAAATTTTTTTTACGTTTCTAACCTCCGTAAGTCGTCTGTCCAGACGACTTTACAGTAAGTCGTCCAGACGACTTATTGGAAAGTCGTCTAGTCTAGTTCTACTTAGAAATAATTTTAAAATTTTGTAAAAAGTATTTTGATAAGTGAAAAATTGAAATCATGTAATTAACATATGTTTTAAGAGATATAAATTAAGATATAACAAAAGTTAATTGTTTTCAACATAGATGAGTGAAAGTAATGAGTCATGATATTCTTCGGTTTAGGTTTTGCCAACATATGTTGTAGTATTGTATGTGTTCTTAGGGTTAGATTTTGGAATGCATAAATGTTTTTTTGAAAACTTTAAAATTTACCTAAGTGTGTTTATTTCCGTNNNNNNNNNNNNNNNNNNNNNNNNNNNNNNNNNNNNNNNNNNNNNNNNNNNNNNNNNNNNNNNNNNNNNNNNNNNNNNNNNNNNNNNNNNNNNNNNNNNNNNNNNNNNNNNNNNNNNNNNNNNNNNNNNNNNNNNNNNNNNNNNNNCAGACGACTTACTAGTAAGTCGTCCAAACCGGACCGAACCTTTAATTTTACAATGTACTTTTAAACCTAACCGGATTATTTACCGGACATATATAAGGTGTTTTTTTATTCACTTTTTCGCGAAATTAAGAAAACCCTAACGCCGTTTCTCTCAAGGGCGATTTCCGTCGATTCTCTCTAATCCATCGTTCTCACCGCCGGTTATCTCTCTGCCGTTATTACCGCCGTTCTCACCACCGTTCTCACAGCCGCTTCCTCTATTTAAGATCTGAGAGGAAACCCTAGTGCGCATTCTTTCAGAGGCGTCTTGTTGAACAAATCTGCCGCTTCCTCTATTTAAGATCTGAGAGGAAACCCTAGTGCGCATTCTTTCAGAGGCGTCTTGTTGAACAAATCTGGAAAAAAATTCCAATTTCATACCTTAAACTAGTGAGATGACTTCCTTAGCACACGTTGATCAAAAAAAAAACTTCCTTAGCACACAGAGTCTTCTCCAACCACCCAGAACCTCAAACGAAAGTAACCCACCAAGAATAGTATGCTTGAATGGCTCTATCAACCATAAAAAACTTTGAATCAAAAGCTTGAGTTTTTTGGATGAATATGGAGCCAAAGTGAAAGAGATGTTGTTTTTAGTTCATAACAAGTGAGAAAGAGAGAGTGTAAATTGATTTTAGATGCATTAAGAGCTTCAAATTGGTTGTTCATTGTGGTTGGGGTTTTGATGGCAATGACAATCTTGTAAATACTTGAAGATGATGAGGTTGAGAGAGTAAAAAAACCATTTTCGAAAAGAAAAAAAAATTAATGGCATTTTCGTAAATAATGTGAACATTTGGGGTGAATAGAGCAAAAAAAAATAAAAAAGAAGGAGATGTTAGTTTTGTGTTTGACTTTGAGTTTTGAGTCAAATTTGCAAAAAAACCCTAAATAGTATATTTTAATATTGATATATTGTTAAATGATGCGTTCTACTTATTTGAATCTTTTATAACAAAAAAAATAAATCGCTAATAACAAATTTTCATTGTGCAATGTTTTTGAAAGTTTTAGTAATTTATAATTTTTATAAACATTCAATGCAAATTTTAAATATTAAGTTATGAGTATTTGTTCAAAGATTTTATCAGAAAAAAATTGTTCAAAACAAATTTCAAAATTAAAATATTTATGTATTTTTTATGGTATATAGAT
The DNA window shown above is from Brassica oleracea var. oleracea cultivar TO1000 chromosome C3, BOL, whole genome shotgun sequence and carries:
- the LOC106331346 gene encoding myb-related protein Myb4-like, with the translated sequence MGRAPCCEKMGVKRGPWTPEEDQILINYINLYGHSNWRALPKHAGLLRCGKSCRLRWINYLRPDIKRGNFTPQDEQTIINLHEVLGNRWSAIAAKLPGRTDNEIKNVWHTHLKKRLNKDRNNGGVTNELNGTNETAHEDKESVIVDTTPTQQFTTLEILNNNKADEMMSYEDISALVDDSFWSDVVSVDNKNSKEKMVEDWEGMLNSNSKIYSYNNSKLYNDDLEFWFEVFNSSRRIEELSDIPEF